The DNA sequence TCCGCATCGGGTTGGCGGAGGCGGTGCCGCAGTTCGCGCACCTGCCCAGCGTGCTGGGAGACGGCAACAAGAAACTGTCCAAACGCGATCCGCAGTCCAACCTGTTCCTGCATCGGGACCGCGGCTTCATTCCCGAGGGTCTGCTCAACTACCTCGCACTGCTCGGCTGGGGCATCGCCGACGACCGTGACGTGTTCAGCCTCGACGAGATGGTGGCCGCGTTCGACGTCGCGGACGTGAACTCCAATCCCGCGCGGTTCGACCAGAAGAAGGCCGACGCGCTCAACGCCGAACACATCCGGTTGTTGACCGAGGAGGACTTCACCGCCCGCTTGAAGGCGTATCTCGCCGCGCACGGCCACGACACCGGCCTCGACGACGCCCGGTTCGCCGAGGCCGCCCGGTTGGTGCAGACCCGCATCGTCGTCCTCGGCGATGCGTGGGGGCTGCTGAAGTTCCTCGACGACGGTTCGTTCGCGCTCGACGAGAGATCGGCGGCCAAGGAACTCAAAGCCGAAGCGGTGCGGGTGCTCGACGCGGCCCTGACGGCGCTGGAGCCCGTCGCCGAGTGGACGACCCCGGCGATCGAGGAGGCGCTGAAGAAGGCGCTGCTCGACGACCTCGAACTCAAACCGCGCAAAGCGTTCGGACCGATCCGGGTCGCCGCCACCGGCGCCTCGGTCAGCCCGCCGCTGTTCGAGTCGCTGGAGTTGCTCGGCCGCGACCGCAGCCTGGCCCGGCTGCGGGCCGGTCGCGAGCACGCGGCGGGAGCGTCCGGCCGGCCCTGAGGGGTGCGTGGCGAAAGCACCCCGAAATCTTTGGTAGTGTGCACGTCGGCGCCGGAACGATTGGCGGGGGCGATCCCACCCGCGCAAGCGCTCCGAAAAAGCCTGTGACCAGCGGTTATGGGCAGCCAATGGGGTATGGTGTAATTGGCAACACAGCTGATTCTGGTTCAGCCATTCTAGGTTCGAGTCCTGGTACCCCAGCTGGAAAGCGAGTCTGCGCGAAGGGCCCACCGGCTCTGCAGGCGATTAGGTCAGCGATGTTCGCCTGAGCTATGCTGACCAACCGGAAGTTCTAGCCCCCGTCGTCTAGCGGCCTAGGACGCCGCCCTCTCACGGCGGTAGCGTGGGTTCGAATCCCATCGGGGGTACAAGACCGCGGCGCCCGACTCAACAGTCGGGCGCCGTCGGTGTTTTCCGGGTCTGTGGGTCGCCGAGATCTACGTCACGGTTGTCCGGGCCCGCCGACCGCCGTGATGTCGATCTGGCCATCGGGTCAGAGCCGGCGCGCCAGCGCGTCGGCGGCGGCCAGCAGATCGGCGGCCCAGCGCGCTCCCGGGCGCCGGCCCATCCGGTCGATGGGGCCCGAGACCGAGATCGCCGCCACCACCGCCCCTCTGCCGTCGCGCACGGGCGCCGAAACGCTGGCCACCCCGGGTTCTCGTTCGGCCGCACTCTGGGCCCAGCCGCGCTTGCGCACCTCCGCCAGCGTCCGTTCGGTGAACATGGCGTCGGGCAGCACCGCCTGCTGCGTGGCGGTGTCGGCGAAGGCGAGCAGCACCTTCGCCCCCGACCCGGCCGTCATGGGCAGCCGGGTGCCGACCGGCACGGTATCGCGCAGTCCCGCGGGTGGTTCGAGCGCCGCGATGCAGATCCGCGCGGTGCCCTCGCGGCGGTACAGCTGCACGCTCTCCCCGGTGATCTCGCGCAGCCTCGGCAGGATCACCGCCCCGGCCGCCAGCAGCGGATCGTTGACCTGGCCGGCCAACTCGGTCAGCGCCGGGCCCAGCCGCCACCGGCCGTCGGCGTCGCGGGCCAGCAGCCGGTGGGTCTCCAGCCCGGCGGCCAGCCGGTGGGCGGTCGCGCGCGGCAGCCCGGTGCGCTCGCACAGTTCGGCGAGGGCACAAGGGGACTCCGCCACGGTGTGCAGTACGCCCACGGCTTTGTCGAGCACGCCGATGCCGCTATCCTGTCTCACAGGGAGATACTAACGTCCCGCAATGTGAGATGGCCAGTGCTCCGTCGCAGGCCGCGGAATGAGAAGAATCGAGAAGGTAATGGCACAGCCCGCCACACCGCGCACCCTGGCAGAGAAGGTGTGGGCCGACCACGTCGTCGCCCTCGGTTCCGGGGAGGGTGCTTCTCGTGAACCGGATCTGATCTACATCGACCTGCATCTCGTCCACGAGGTGACCAGCCCCCAGGCGTTCGACGGTCTGCGGCTGGCGAATCGGCCCGTGCGCCGCCCCGACCTCACCATCGCGACCGAAGACCACAACGTGCCCACGGTCGACATCGACAAGCCGATCGCCGACCCGGTCTCGCGCACCCAGGTCGAGACATTGCGCCGCAACTGCGCCGAATTCGGCGTCCGGCTGCATCCGATGGGTGACGCCGAACAGGGCATCGTGCACATCATCGGCCCGCAGCTGGGGCTGACCCAGCCGGGTATGACGGTGGTGTGCGGGGACAGCCACACCTCGACCCACGGGGCGTTCGGCGCGCTGGCGATGGGGATCGGCACGTCGGAGGTGGAGCACGTGCTGGCCACCCAGACGTTGCCGCTGCGGCCGTTCAAGACGATGGCGGTCAACGTCGACGGTGAGCTGCCGCCCGGGGTCAGTGCGAAGGACATCATCCTCGCGGTGATCGCCAAGATCGGTACCGGCGGCGGGCAGGGCCACGTCATCGAATACCGCGGCAGCGCCATCGAATCGCTGTCGATGGAGGGCCGCATGACGATCTGCAACATGAGCATCGAGGCCGGTGCCCGCGCAGGCATGGTGGCTCCCGACGACACGACCTTCGAGTTCCTGCGCGGCAGGCCGCACGCCCCGACCGGAGCGGACTGGGATGCGGCTGTGGAGGCGTGGCGGTCGCTGCGCACCGACCCCGGCGCCGAATTCGACACCGAGGTGTACCTCGACGCGGCCGAGCTGAGCCCGTTCGTCACCTGGGGAACCAACCCCGGTCAGGGTGTGCCGCTGTCGGGTTCGGTGCCCGACCCGGAACTGATCGTCGACGAGGGTGAGCGTCAGGCCGCCGAAAAGGCGTTGACCTACATGGGCCTTCAGGCCGGCACCGCGATGCGCGACGTCTCGGTCGACACGGTGTTCGTCGGCTCGTGCACCAACGGCCGCATCGAGGATCTGCGCGTCGTCGCCGACGTCCTGCGTGGCCGCAGTGTGGCCGACGGCGTCCGGATGCTCGTGGTCCCCGGATCGATGCGGGTGCGCGCGCAGGCCGAATCCGAAGGGCTCGACCGGATCTTCATCGAGGCGGGCGCCGAATGGCGCCAGGCGGGCTGCTCGATGTGTCTGGGGATGAATCCCGATCAACTCTCGCCGGGGCAGCGGTGCGCCTCGACGTCCAATCGCAACTTCGAGGG is a window from the Mycolicibacterium litorale genome containing:
- the gltX gene encoding glutamate--tRNA ligase; translation: MGVRVRFCPSPTGTPHVGLIRTALFNWAYARHTGGTFVFRIEDTDSARDSEESYLAILDALSWLGLNYDEGPEVGGPYAPYRQSQRRDIYRDVITRLVDAGEAYEAYSTPEEVEARHLAAGRNPKLGYDNFDRDLTDEQRAAFRAEGRSPVIRLRMPDRDITWRDLVRGETTFGGGTIPDFALTRGNGEPLYTLVNPVDDALMKITHVLRGEDLLPSTPRQIALYEALIRIGLAEAVPQFAHLPSVLGDGNKKLSKRDPQSNLFLHRDRGFIPEGLLNYLALLGWGIADDRDVFSLDEMVAAFDVADVNSNPARFDQKKADALNAEHIRLLTEEDFTARLKAYLAAHGHDTGLDDARFAEAARLVQTRIVVLGDAWGLLKFLDDGSFALDERSAAKELKAEAVRVLDAALTALEPVAEWTTPAIEEALKKALLDDLELKPRKAFGPIRVAATGASVSPPLFESLELLGRDRSLARLRAGREHAAGASGRP
- a CDS encoding IclR family transcriptional regulator; translated protein: MRQDSGIGVLDKAVGVLHTVAESPCALAELCERTGLPRATAHRLAAGLETHRLLARDADGRWRLGPALTELAGQVNDPLLAAGAVILPRLREITGESVQLYRREGTARICIAALEPPAGLRDTVPVGTRLPMTAGSGAKVLLAFADTATQQAVLPDAMFTERTLAEVRKRGWAQSAAEREPGVASVSAPVRDGRGAVVAAISVSGPIDRMGRRPGARWAADLLAAADALARRL
- the leuC gene encoding 3-isopropylmalate dehydratase large subunit; translated protein: MAQPATPRTLAEKVWADHVVALGSGEGASREPDLIYIDLHLVHEVTSPQAFDGLRLANRPVRRPDLTIATEDHNVPTVDIDKPIADPVSRTQVETLRRNCAEFGVRLHPMGDAEQGIVHIIGPQLGLTQPGMTVVCGDSHTSTHGAFGALAMGIGTSEVEHVLATQTLPLRPFKTMAVNVDGELPPGVSAKDIILAVIAKIGTGGGQGHVIEYRGSAIESLSMEGRMTICNMSIEAGARAGMVAPDDTTFEFLRGRPHAPTGADWDAAVEAWRSLRTDPGAEFDTEVYLDAAELSPFVTWGTNPGQGVPLSGSVPDPELIVDEGERQAAEKALTYMGLQAGTAMRDVSVDTVFVGSCTNGRIEDLRVVADVLRGRSVADGVRMLVVPGSMRVRAQAESEGLDRIFIEAGAEWRQAGCSMCLGMNPDQLSPGQRCASTSNRNFEGRQGKGGRTHLVSPAVAAATAVRGTLSSPADLSAVPTR